The DNA window CTCCTTTACTTCCTTGATGATGCTTTTAGCTGCTTTTTCAGGCGCTTCTTGTTGCGCCTCCCTAAGCCCGCGACAAGCCTTGCTTGTGCGAACAACTCTTTCGAACAATTTAGTTTCTGTTCAAATCTTTTTTATTGGAAAAATAACACCACAAAGCACTAATGTCAAGAAGCCAGATTATTACGGGTAAATCATCATACCAAAAAGAGGAACACAAACGCCGAAAACGTATTTTATTTTTTGATGCTCCGCTCTTCCATAGATCCCTTTGTCTGATGAACAATCCGTTTAACGGAATATTATTTCGCCCCTAATGCTTCCCTAACACCCTGGGCGCACATTGCCCCTGAGAAAAAAGACCGCGAACGATCAAAAGGAATATTGGCGCGCTATGTTTCAAACTCTAACCACATGGGAACAGGAAATTCTGGACTTCAAACAAGTCAGTGACAATTTGAAAGTATACGAAACAGGCTGCTACCAAAGTTTGGTGGACATCATTGAAAACCAAAGCATAGAAACGGTTTTTCAGCCCATCGTCGATTTGCACAAAGGAGATGTTTTCGCATACGAGGCTCTGAGCCGCATCAAGGGCGAGTCCAGCTTTCCCAATACGGAATCTCTGTTCCAGGCCAGCCAGTTTTTCCAGAAGACGCTGCAATTGGAGCGCGTCTGCCAAAGAAGCGCCATGAGAA is part of the Desulfatibacillum aliphaticivorans DSM 15576 genome and encodes:
- a CDS encoding EAL domain-containing protein; the protein is MFQTLTTWEQEILDFKQVSDNLKVYETGCYQSLVDIIENQSIETVFQPIVDLHKGDVFAYEALSRIKGESSFPNTESLFQASQFFQKTLQLERVCQRSAMRKAEDLGLTHPVCINLCPSIFRTPECNHGGVSCMLDELFGIRDKIIIELTERFCIRDDELFKRTIDYYRQQGFRIAIDDLGSGYAGLKMLAQIEPFIALLSG